Proteins from a single region of Pecten maximus unplaced genomic scaffold, xPecMax1.1, whole genome shotgun sequence:
- the LOC117321007 gene encoding uncharacterized protein LOC117321007 yields MGSNKSLDWIVDLDNAHDPKYGEPFQVPIVAATNENFKEYGNLVTDFDAEEVEIVPWPVMGRRPLCNGTGIFGGVAEGDFLHEWVGDKCKATSTAIGWGVDSDFFICRLGKGVDPDHKTRVLVREANNHPDGSQCFFPKEKLPFVALFALPGDDVKLEDFMAFYSDGSFGFHIRPNVWHQPMIPVSQKAVFRNKQGAVHACVGLDTVNEFGRFLSVPLKIHKAE; encoded by the coding sequence ATGGGGTCGAATAAATCACTTGATTGGATAGTCGACTTAGACAATGCACATGATCCAAAATATGGGGAGCCATTTCAAGTACCAATCGTAGCAGCCACCAATGAAAACTTCAAAGAATACGGCAATTTAGTTACAGACTTTGACGCCGAAGAGGTTGAAATCGTTCCCTGGCCTGTAATGGGCAGACGGCCATTATGCAATGGAACAGGTATATTCGGCGGAGTCGCTGAAGGTGACTTTCTTCATGAATGGGTTGGTGACAAATGTAAAGCTACAAGTACGGCGATCGGTTGGGGGGTCGACAGTGATTTTTTCATATGTCGATTAGGAAAAGGCGTCGATCCGGACCACAAGACGAGGGTTTTGGTTCGGGAAGCAAATAATCACCCCGACGGAAGTCAGTGTTTCTTCCCAAAGGAAAAACTTCCATTTGTGGCGCTGTTTGCTCTTCCTGGCGATGACGTCAAGTTAGAAGATTTCATGGCGTTCTACTCGGATGGGAGTTTCGGATTTCATATTCGACCGAACGTTTGGCATCAGCCCATGATTCCTGTGAGTCAGAAAGCAGTGTTTAGGAACAAACAAGGCGCTGTCCACGCATGCGTTGGTCTCGATACCGTCAATGAGTTTGGGAGATTTCTCTCTGTTCCTCTCAAAATTCACAAAGCGGAGTGA